DNA sequence from the Pseudochaenichthys georgianus chromosome 8, fPseGeo1.2, whole genome shotgun sequence genome:
TTGTAATAATAACCCGGTTCGATAGCCCGCATTTTATACAGTACAATGAACTGTTGGTACATAACATTTACATGTTTTTTGTGTGCAGGAGGAGGACAATGTAGAAGATGTCTGCAAACAGATTATTAAGCAGTGGACCGATTGGCGCGACAGATCAGCTTCCAAAAGTGATTCTGATGATGGTATGTCATTTAAATTCATCCACATTCCCTATCTCATTGAAAAgtcatatttaaaatgtgtaccTTGTCAGTATGAATAAAAGTTCAGGGAACGAGTCATCAAAGCTTGCAGTGCACCAATTTGGCAATTATTGCTGGACATAATCATAAGTCAATGAAAACAAGAACAATATAACACAATCTTATGACAATACAGTCAAAACTTGCAAAGTGATATAGTCTAAGAATTTATATAATAATTCAgtctagtaaaaaaaaaaggaggctTGTCAACTCTTTTACATCTTGACTCAACAGAGCAAAGACAGCTTGCTACTGTTGTCAATACCAGTTAAACATACAGAGAGAGGGGTTAGCTGTTTGAGTTTTAAATCATTTCTTTGAGTTTGGAGCAGAGTGCTCAAATGTATTTCTGTCTTCCAGAGAGATAAACATTGTCTGGAAAaaaataaacttaaaaacaGCTCTTGTTTTTGATGTTGAAAAGTACTTTTTTTCCCGTCACTGTTTTTCCTTATTCATAAGGAAGAGTAAACTGTCTGGAGACTTGAGCCCAGATGGGGGCATAAGAGCCTCCTTCTGTTCATGCACCTTCATGGAGACAGTGAAAAGCAAGGGCTTTAATTGAAGTCAAAGTATTCCATGTTATTTGGGTTCATTTACACTTTGTCTGTGTTCTTACTTTTCTTTCCTGAAGCTGAAGTCCAGGCCATCGCCAGGATGATAGAAAAACAAGCCCAGATTGTGGTGAAACACAAAGAGGTTTCCGGGGAGTCGAAGCAAAGGAAGGACGCCCTCCTGGCTCAATACGCTAATGTTACTGACGACGAGGAATATCCTTTATTTTCTTTCTATCTCTATGGGCAATATCTCCAATACTTGCACCAAAACTGTTAAGATTGAGTAAAAATACTACAGGTAAGAGgaaatctacacacacacacacacacacacacacacacagacacacactggtGATGGTAATATGCAGTAAAGATCTTATAGCACAGTACATTTGCTTTCATCCTGCTGTCCTTTACTGAAAGTGTCAGCCCTGTTCAAGAACACCAACGTGGCAGAGGTGCTGAACAGACAGAAGGAGAAGCGGGACCAGGCTCGTGAAGATTCTCAGAAGAAGAAGGAAGGGGACAAGATGCAGCGGGAGAAGGACAAACTTACCAAACAGGACAGAaaagagaaggagaagaagcGTACACAGAAAGGTGAACGCAAAAGATAAAACACAGAGAAAGGACACTTTGTATGTGGAAAGGTTTTCAGGAGACGGAAATCAAAAACAGTCATTGCCTCTTTAGCTGAACCCCATTGGCACATTCTATTATGTGTTCATCAGTCCCCTTACGTTAAGTTCTTTCTCTTTATATGTGTAAAGAATGTGTATTGTCCAAAAATCCCTGCTCTTCTTGGATACTGATATGACCAGTTCCTGAAACATGTATTGGAAACAAGCTGCCAACCGTTATGCGCTGAGTGTGACTGTGTCCTCTGTCGCTGATCAAACTGAAACCTCTGCTAATATGTTGTTATAGCAGCGTATGAAACACGCTTTGGCTGAGCTACAGCAAGTATACACTAATTGGATTGGTCACGGTAAAATCAGAGGAATGCCTGCAATGCAGCCCAATCCAGTTTGTACTATTAGCCTCTGAGCCAATATGCCTTTCACTTCTGCAGAACTTCtaacaaagtgtttattttgatGCATTTTTGTCCAAAATGAAAACAGAAGATTGGTTACTGAGTTATACCACAAACATATCATGTACCATCATTTCAATGTTTATAATGAGGTTCATCAGCTTTTGAAatgaataaaaaagaaaaaccttTTCAGCCGTTTGGGTTGCTTTATTGTTAAAGAGTTGGTTAACAGAACAAGTAACGGTTAAAATCACAACACGAACATTAAAATGACAATAGAACAACTCGTATTCAT
Encoded proteins:
- the ccdc43 gene encoding coiled-coil domain-containing protein 43; amino-acid sequence: MAAPVTDAGEFESWLNDRLDSLEVDREVYGTYILGVLEEEESDEEREDALQGILSAFVEEDNVEDVCKQIIKQWTDWRDRSASKSDSDDAEVQAIARMIEKQAQIVVKHKEVSGESKQRKDALLAQYANVTDDEEYPLFSFYLYGQYLQYLHQNSLFKNTNVAEVLNRQKEKRDQAREDSQKKKEGDKMQREKDKLTKQDRKEKEKKRTQKGERKR